A window of Malania oleifera isolate guangnan ecotype guangnan chromosome 2, ASM2987363v1, whole genome shotgun sequence genomic DNA:
ttctttttttttaataggcAGCTAAATGAGTGAGCGCAATAATCTTGATCTGGAAAATAGGTTGAAATTAAATTGAGCTTGAATTAAATGGGTTGCAAGCTCAATTGTGCTCTGGGTCTAGTCGAATAGGATTATTGGCCGGGTGCAAGGGTCAATGGACCCAAGTCCAAAATGGACCTAAGTTTTGGGTCCTTGGATCAAGGGTTAGTGGATCTGGGTTTTCGGGTCTTTGGGTCAATGGGTTGGATCCGAGTCAATGGGTCAGATTAATGGATCAGATTCAGGTCAAAATCCTAATTTAGACTAAATTAGATCTTTATCAGCCACAagactttattttttttaaaaaaataaatttgctaTTTACAGAActagaaaaaatttgaaaacgaTAAACCCCAACCTTTGTCTTCAAACTCCTTCTTTCTTTAGGCTAGCTATCAATCCTTCAATTTTGCTTTGGTTCTAGTCATCTGCAATCTTCAAGCAGCAAGTTCAAATTCTCGAGCTCCAACTTCTTGCTTGAATTCTTTGGAATTCTTCCCTTTTCATGACAAATTTTCCTCCAAGCTCATAATTATCTCaagctctatttctcattttcaaaGGCAATCTCTATCTGTTGGTGTCCTTTTCACCCTTAGAACTCCTCTAATTATAGGCTTGAGGTTGGATTAAATTCGATTGATCAATTAATTTTCAATTGATCAATCATACTTAAAAAAGAAACAGACAAATTGATTCATCAGAATTCAATCATATTTAACATGTCAATTAActcttatttcttatttcctAACTATTTCTCCTTTGTACATGTTTGCATGTGTGAGCATGAGGAACTAGAGAAGACccctcatttttagttttttgccttttatgttttcttattttattttatttttttcatttccatTGTAAAATTCATTTCTCTATATTTTCAATTtattctgtatttttttttttactttatgaaattttttttttcaagttttgtTATATCAACCCCGGACAAAATGGGGTTTCTACAAGATCTATATAAGAGAGGTATGATTTGGTGTAGGCCTCACTCACTTTAGTAGACCCAAATATTAATTTAATCATCTGATTGGTTGCATGGTGGGCCTTAAATCAATGGTAAGTTTGCTTCTTGTGATTGGTTGGTCATAGGTTCAAATATAATGAAACAACTTTTGAACATAAAAGTGAGTAAAGTTGCATACAttgtcacccccccccccctccctcacAAAGCAGAGAATTTTTTCTTAGAAAGATGTCCTTAATTCCAATCTTGCATGAAGAAATCATTCTTTACAAGTATTTCTCTATTTTAATAGCCTTATCATCCATCTCATAAGCCTCATCAAAGATATTTAGTGTATGAAATATTACTATTTagcataaaaagaagaaaaaaaactataaatatataataagttTGATTAGAAAAGGAATTAGAAAGCCTCAACATTCCCTTGCCTTCTTAAAGATTTGTCAATGAACCATTCACATATAAAttgtccttattattattattattattattattattattattattattatcgttatttttGTCGTCATCAAAGTCCAGTTCTCAAGTTTTACAATAAGCttgttttgtaaattttttttgaagGAATCATCCACAAGTTTTATAGGTCAAATATGTGCAATGTCATGAactatatataatttatttatcttaAAACTATGGTGAGAGATGCTTGGCAGGGGCCCGAGTTGACATATGCCAAtcgattttctgaaaattaatttatataACTACATATGTATATATTCGACTCAATATTCTTATACACATAAACATGTACACACATATAAATTATAGATTAAAATACTAATTGTATACTTAGTAcatagaaataaaatataattagatatatgaaattgaatttaccactttaatttttcttaaactttccattcaaaattttattttattttatttcatttcatttttcaaatcaaatataatcTAAAAGTAtgttatacatacatacatccacATTCTTGATGTACGCccttatctttttttctttttcttttttattacataggaactctagcgaccaacgagcccttcggattTCCTAGTACGGCACTAAACCTACGAATCAACGTCCTCCGCCCCCATGTCTTcagaatgcggacacgacttatgtgcatcagttggacattcAACCAACCCGACTTttaggacacatctccattaccatccacgatcctcgctggctcacagagaactttTACCATCCACGATTTCCGCTGACTCACAGATCGAACtttcaccatccacggtctccgttgactcacagagtaaactctcaccattgaCAAATACTGTTGGTTTCGTGAGTAtatctacttggaattgaaccTCCGATGCTCTTTCTTacttgctgatgtctttccaccgcgcCATTCTCATGGGAGTATGTTCACCCTTATCTTTGAACATAAATAAGGTGATATGCATGGGTTTAAGATTATATAATAcaatatcttttatatatatattcttcctAATATTATTCTCAAATGTGTGCACCCcttttttaataatatgtatCAACCAaatcaaaaattataaaatacattTTTTTAGGTGAAAGTTAGGTTTCAtttttttaactaattaattacttaaaaatcgttccaaaaaaaacaaaaaactataattactttacaaatattttttaacacgatATATGTAGCTTAAAGGGAAAGGTCTTTACCATataatttctcaaaaaaaaaaaaaatgtataacaACATTTAAGATGCGGTACATCTCTCCTGTACCCAAACAGGAAGACCGCCTCTCACGGTGGCGGTCAATCCTGGGGCAAACTGGGGTGCCCGACCCGGACTCTCAACCCGGATATAGAACCGCCTGATGAGCGCAAGCGCAACGCTTTTCATCTCCACCAGAGCCATCTCCTTGCCCAGACAGACCCGAAGCCCGGCTTGAAAAACCGGATACTTAAACGGATTCTCAGGTACAAAGACCCCATCCCGGAGCCACCTCTCGGGTCGGAACTCCATACAGTCCCTGCCCCACGCTCGATCCATCCTCCCCATCGCGTACGGGTGGTATGTCACCCTCGTTCCCCGCCGCACGAACGTCCCATCCGGCAAAACGTCATCGTCTTTGCAGAACTTCGAGTCGAATTGCACCGGCGGGTATAGCCTCAGGCTCTCGTATATCGCCGCTTGCAGGTAATGCATTTCCCGCATTTGCTCGAAGCTCGCGAGATCCCGGGTCGGACCCATGACCCGATCCGACTCTGCCCGGATCGCGGACTCCACCGCCGGGTGGTGTGCCACCAGCCAGAAGAAGCTCGTCAGCCCAGACGCGACCGTGTCCCGGCCGGCAAGAAGGAAGCTGACGACGATGTCTCTAAGGTATCGATCGTCGGCGATGGTCCCCATGAACCGGGATAAGAGGTCTTTATGATCGGAGAAACCCATTTTTCGCTTCTCCTTTATCATCTCCTCGGCGAGGACGTTCACCAGCTTGATAGCTTCCCGGAGCTTCTTCTCCGAACCTAAGTTGAGAAGCCGTTTGATCTTCCACACTGCGGGCGATGCAGTCATCGCACGCTCCGCTGACAGCTTGGACGCGAGATCGAACGCGACGGCAAACTCCGACATGGGGAGGGAAAGACGGAGGCATCCGGGGTCCAGTCCAAAAGAGAATCGGCAAATGTTGTCGAACGAGAATCTCCGCAACACGTCCTGCAAGTCCAAAACGCGGTCTTTTTCCGCGGCGACAGAGGAGAGGAGGGGGATTAGCCTGGTCCGGATCTCGGAGGCGGCGATCTCGAAAGCGTAGGAGCGGACTGCGAGGCTGCCGAGCTCGAGGCTGGCCATCTTGCGTTGGAACAGCCAAGAGTCGCCGTCGACGTTGAAGATGCCGCGACCAAGAAGGTCGCCGAGGATCGCGGAGAAGGGTTTTCCTTTCGGGTAGTTATCGAACTTGGTCTTGAGCATGTACTGGACGTTGTCGGGGTTGGCGGTGAGGGTGTTGCCAAGGACGTGGACGTGGATGGTGCCGGTGGGGGATTTCCGTAAGAGGTGGGTGTACCAGTCGCAGAGGTTGTCGAACTCCGACGACCAACTCGACGTCATGTAACTCCGGCAGACATCGCAGTTGCACCATGGCTTCAGCCTCAGTATGAACACCAGCAGCGAGAACACGGTAAACAGGAAAGCGAATGAAAAAAAGAGGTAGCAGAAAATGGTATACGCAGACTCCATGAGAAGGGAAGCTTCAATATTCTCCATTGaccgtgagagagagagagagagagggagatgggGAGAGGATGAGGGGAGGGTCGTTAATTTTTATAATGGGGGATGGCTAGAGCACTGGGAATTTTTTGACTGTACGTTAATTTCAGTGCTGGATTCAACTCAACTGACACGAGAGGGATGCAGGGGAGGATAAtcgtttatatatataaaaagggaGCATGAATAACGCGTGCGCTATATAATTACAAAGGGAGAAGTGGCGCGAGGGAGAGAGAAAGATTAGAGAGGGAGAGGACAGTCATTCCACTTCCCTATTAGGTTTTGGTCTTATCAGATTGTGGTGGGGATGTCGA
This region includes:
- the LOC131149697 gene encoding cytochrome P450 94C1 codes for the protein MENIEASLLMESAYTIFCYLFFSFAFLFTVFSLLVFILRLKPWCNCDVCRSYMTSSWSSEFDNLCDWYTHLLRKSPTGTIHVHVLGNTLTANPDNVQYMLKTKFDNYPKGKPFSAILGDLLGRGIFNVDGDSWLFQRKMASLELGSLAVRSYAFEIAASEIRTRLIPLLSSVAAEKDRVLDLQDVLRRFSFDNICRFSFGLDPGCLRLSLPMSEFAVAFDLASKLSAERAMTASPAVWKIKRLLNLGSEKKLREAIKLVNVLAEEMIKEKRKMGFSDHKDLLSRFMGTIADDRYLRDIVVSFLLAGRDTVASGLTSFFWLVAHHPAVESAIRAESDRVMGPTRDLASFEQMREMHYLQAAIYESLRLYPPVQFDSKFCKDDDVLPDGTFVRRGTRVTYHPYAMGRMDRAWGRDCMEFRPERWLRDGVFVPENPFKYPVFQAGLRVCLGKEMALVEMKSVALALIRRFYIRVESPGRAPQFAPGLTATVRGGLPVWVQERCTAS